Proteins encoded together in one Variovorax paradoxus window:
- the frr gene encoding ribosome recycling factor, with protein sequence MTTPTIAEIRSTTDAKMNQSLAAFQNNLTKIRTGRANSALLDSIHVEYYGSQVPLSQVANVSVLDSRTISVQPWEKGMGAKIEKAIRESDLGLNPASMGDLIRVPLPAMSEERRKEMTKLVRNEGESAKIATRNLRRDANEAVKKLVKEKLASEDDQKRAEAEIQKVTDRHIAEIDRLVAAKEAEIMAV encoded by the coding sequence ATGACGACCCCAACCATTGCAGAAATCCGCAGCACGACCGATGCGAAGATGAACCAGTCGCTGGCTGCGTTCCAGAACAACCTCACCAAGATCCGTACGGGCCGCGCCAATTCCGCGCTGCTCGACTCCATCCATGTGGAGTACTACGGCTCGCAGGTTCCCCTGAGCCAGGTGGCCAACGTGTCGGTGCTCGATTCGCGCACCATCAGCGTCCAGCCCTGGGAAAAGGGCATGGGCGCCAAGATTGAAAAGGCCATCCGCGAAAGCGACCTGGGCCTGAATCCGGCCTCCATGGGCGACCTGATCCGCGTGCCGCTTCCGGCAATGAGCGAAGAGCGCCGCAAGGAAATGACCAAGCTGGTCCGCAACGAGGGCGAAAGCGCCAAGATCGCCACGCGCAACCTGCGCCGCGATGCGAACGAAGCCGTCAAGAAGCTGGTCAAGGAAAAGCTCGCCTCCGAAGACGACCAGAAGCGCGCCGAGGCCGAGATCCAGAAGGTCACCGACCGCCACATCGCGGAAATCGACCGGCTGGTCGCGGCCAAGGAAGCGGAGATCATGGCCGTTTGA
- a CDS encoding phosphatidate cytidylyltransferase, which produces MLKQRILTAIVLLAILLPALFYPSHVPFACVMLVLIGAGAWEWGRLNGYGQRLSVFLGLETVALCVLSWWLGLLERPLMLMWLLASAAWVLGGAALLRVAVPGWPRVPRGLRLVGGLLALWVAWLAAVQARMVGINFLLSILVLVWVADVFAYFAGRAFGLKFTRGKLAPAISPGKSWEGVWGGMAGVVVLAFAWVWADRAAGATVASLYTRLHERGWWLLLVGVVFLAAMSVVGDLVESLIKRSAGAKDSSSLLPGHGGVLDRVDALLPALPIAMMLASL; this is translated from the coding sequence ATGCTCAAACAACGCATCCTCACGGCCATCGTCCTGCTGGCGATCCTGCTGCCGGCGCTTTTCTATCCGTCGCACGTTCCTTTTGCCTGCGTCATGCTGGTGCTGATCGGTGCCGGGGCTTGGGAGTGGGGGCGTCTCAACGGTTACGGGCAGCGGCTCTCCGTGTTCCTGGGGCTGGAAACGGTCGCGCTTTGCGTGCTGTCGTGGTGGCTAGGGTTGCTCGAGCGGCCGCTCATGCTCATGTGGCTGCTGGCCAGCGCGGCCTGGGTGCTTGGTGGCGCCGCGCTGCTGCGCGTCGCGGTGCCGGGCTGGCCCCGGGTTCCGCGTGGCTTGCGGCTCGTGGGCGGGCTGCTGGCGCTCTGGGTGGCCTGGCTCGCGGCCGTGCAGGCGCGCATGGTCGGCATCAACTTTCTGCTTTCCATTCTTGTGCTGGTCTGGGTGGCCGACGTGTTCGCGTATTTCGCAGGCCGCGCCTTCGGCCTCAAGTTCACGCGCGGCAAGCTCGCACCCGCCATCAGCCCCGGCAAGAGCTGGGAAGGCGTGTGGGGCGGCATGGCCGGCGTGGTGGTGCTGGCTTTTGCGTGGGTCTGGGCCGACAGGGCGGCCGGTGCAACCGTGGCAAGCCTCTATACCCGGCTGCATGAACGCGGCTGGTGGCTGTTGCTCGTGGGCGTGGTGTTTCTTGCCGCGATGAGCGTGGTTGGCGACCTGGTCGAATCGCTGATCAAGCGCAGTGCCGGCGCCAAGGACAGCAGCAGCTTGCTGCCCGGCCACGGCGGCGTGCTCGACCGCGTGGATGCCCTCTTGCCGGCACTTCCCATTGCAATGATGCTGGCTTCCTTGTGA
- the pyrH gene encoding UMP kinase produces the protein MSDPRPAHKRILLKLSGEALMGDDAFGINRATIVRMVEEVAEVVNMGVEVAVVIGGGNIFRGVAGGSVGMDRATADYMGMLATVMNSLALADAMNKQGLVARVMSAIAIEQVVEPYVRPKALQYLEEGKVVVFAAGTGNPFFTTDTAAALRGAEIGAELVLKATKVDGVYSADPKTHPDATRYSTLTFDEAIAQNLGIMDATAFALCRDQKLPIKVFSIFKNGALKRVVMGEDEGTLVHA, from the coding sequence ATGTCTGATCCCCGTCCAGCCCACAAGCGAATCTTGTTGAAGCTGTCGGGTGAGGCGTTAATGGGAGATGATGCCTTTGGTATTAACCGTGCGACGATCGTTCGCATGGTCGAGGAGGTGGCTGAGGTGGTGAACATGGGCGTGGAAGTCGCCGTTGTCATCGGCGGTGGCAACATCTTCCGCGGCGTCGCGGGAGGCTCGGTCGGCATGGACAGGGCCACGGCCGACTACATGGGCATGCTGGCCACGGTGATGAATTCGCTGGCGCTGGCCGATGCCATGAACAAACAAGGGCTTGTGGCGCGCGTGATGTCCGCCATTGCCATCGAGCAGGTGGTCGAGCCCTACGTGCGGCCCAAGGCACTGCAGTATCTCGAAGAGGGCAAGGTCGTGGTGTTTGCCGCGGGTACCGGCAACCCGTTCTTCACCACCGACACCGCCGCCGCACTGCGCGGTGCCGAAATTGGCGCCGAGCTGGTGCTCAAGGCGACCAAGGTCGACGGTGTCTATTCCGCCGACCCCAAGACCCATCCGGACGCAACGCGCTATTCCACGCTCACTTTCGACGAGGCAATCGCGCAGAATCTCGGCATCATGGACGCCACGGCTTTTGCGCTGTGCCGCGACCAGAAGTTGCCGATCAAGGTGTTCTCGATCTTCAAGAACGGCGCCCTCAAGCGCGTCGTCATGGGCGAGGACGAGGGCACGCTGGTGCATGCCTGA
- a CDS encoding amidase — protein sequence MNDLHAARLNLLAGGSDARTEMERAIEVSESPACSHVFTRTLFEEARRQDAQSAPQSRLSGLAFTAKDLFDIEGQPTPAGSVVLAHAPAAKADAVAVARLRAAGGVLTGRTNMTEFAFSGVGVNPHHRTPANVSDAATPRIPGGSSSGAAISVATGAAYIGLGSDTGGSIRIPAALNGIVGFKSTARLVPADGALPLSTTLDTVCAMTRSVRDAITAHEVLAARRVTAGAAALGAYRLAVVKNVFFDDIEPAVARAFDDALRTLRAGGAHIEEIALPELAELQAINATGGFSAAESYAWHRLLLERSGAGYDPRVAQRILRGAGMKAHEYIDLVNARRAWIARVEAALAPYDAVLSPTVPITAPPIESVAPGAERDEEFFRVNALLLRNPSIINMLDGCAISLPCHAAGELPAGLMLWHAALHDDAVLAIALQTEHALRRQ from the coding sequence ATGAACGACCTTCACGCCGCCCGTCTGAACCTTCTGGCAGGCGGCAGCGATGCACGCACCGAAATGGAGCGTGCCATCGAAGTCTCCGAATCCCCAGCCTGCAGCCACGTTTTCACCCGAACGCTTTTTGAGGAAGCCCGTCGGCAGGATGCGCAATCGGCGCCGCAAAGCAGGCTCTCCGGGCTCGCATTCACCGCCAAGGACCTGTTCGACATCGAAGGGCAGCCGACTCCCGCCGGCTCCGTGGTGCTTGCGCATGCGCCGGCCGCCAAGGCGGACGCCGTGGCCGTGGCGCGGCTGCGCGCCGCGGGCGGCGTGCTGACCGGCCGCACCAACATGACCGAATTCGCTTTCTCGGGGGTGGGCGTCAATCCGCACCATCGCACCCCGGCCAATGTGAGCGACGCCGCCACGCCGCGCATTCCCGGAGGCTCTTCTTCGGGCGCCGCCATTTCGGTTGCAACCGGGGCCGCGTACATCGGCCTGGGCTCCGACACCGGCGGCTCGATTCGCATTCCCGCCGCGCTGAACGGCATCGTGGGCTTCAAGAGCACCGCCCGCCTCGTTCCGGCCGACGGTGCCCTGCCGCTGTCGACGACCTTGGACACCGTGTGCGCCATGACCCGGTCGGTGCGGGATGCCATCACGGCGCATGAAGTCCTTGCGGCGCGCCGGGTCACCGCAGGTGCGGCCGCTCTAGGGGCATACCGGCTGGCCGTCGTGAAGAACGTATTCTTCGACGACATCGAGCCTGCCGTGGCCCGTGCCTTTGACGACGCGCTCCGAACGCTGCGCGCCGGCGGCGCCCATATCGAGGAAATCGCGCTGCCGGAATTGGCAGAGCTGCAGGCCATCAATGCCACCGGCGGCTTCTCCGCGGCAGAGTCGTACGCCTGGCACCGGCTGCTGCTGGAGCGCAGCGGCGCCGGCTACGACCCGCGCGTTGCACAGCGCATCCTCAGGGGCGCCGGCATGAAGGCGCACGAATACATCGACCTCGTGAATGCCCGGCGCGCATGGATCGCCCGCGTCGAAGCAGCGCTCGCGCCGTACGACGCCGTGCTGTCGCCAACGGTTCCGATCACCGCGCCTCCCATCGAGAGCGTGGCGCCTGGCGCCGAGCGCGACGAAGAGTTCTTCCGCGTCAACGCGCTGCTGCTGCGCAACCCGTCGATCATCAACATGCTCGACGGCTGCGCCATTTCGTTGCCCTGCCATGCCGCCGGCGAGTTGCCGGCAGGCCTGATGCTGTGGCACGCCGCACTGCACGACGATGCCGTTCTCGCGATTGCCTTACAAACGGAACACGCACTGCGAAGACAATAG
- a CDS encoding D-amino acid dehydrogenase: MKIAIVGAGIIGVTTAWELASDGHEVSVFERRGAAAEEASFANAGVVAPGYVTPWAAPGMRAKVLRSLLSSHGAVKLRWPLSSRDIGWMSRWQKACKLETYLANRARMQRLAFYSRTRLHEVTEARELSYERSDGYLVLLRSKREKKLVQPGLDVLRAAGSVFREVDADEARRIEPALSTDTALAGAIYLPEDEVANCRQFALLLKWEAEALGAEFHFNCDIAPLSRAEPTSLSLASGSPPLRFDAVVVCAGLASASLLRPLGLRIPLAPIYGHSVSAPIRESLNAPRSAVMDERYKVAISRLGQRVRVAGSAEIGGSLATMNPSAVQTLYKVLHDWFPGAVTLQSGVQQWKGARPMLPDGPPVLGASGVPGVWLNLGHGSSGWALSCGSARVVADLIRGRDAGVDLEGLGVERLYLR, translated from the coding sequence ATGAAAATCGCGATCGTGGGCGCCGGGATCATCGGCGTCACCACCGCCTGGGAACTGGCTTCGGACGGCCATGAAGTGTCTGTATTCGAGCGCCGCGGTGCAGCGGCCGAGGAAGCCAGTTTTGCCAATGCGGGCGTGGTCGCACCGGGTTATGTAACGCCTTGGGCCGCCCCGGGCATGCGTGCCAAGGTTCTGCGTTCGCTGCTCTCGTCTCACGGTGCCGTCAAGCTGCGCTGGCCGCTGAGTTCGCGCGACATTGGCTGGATGTCGCGCTGGCAGAAGGCCTGCAAGCTCGAAACCTACCTGGCCAACCGTGCCCGCATGCAGCGCCTGGCTTTCTACAGCCGCACTCGCCTGCATGAGGTGACTGAAGCGCGCGAACTCAGCTATGAGCGCAGCGACGGCTACCTTGTGTTGCTGCGCTCCAAGCGCGAGAAAAAGCTGGTGCAGCCCGGCCTCGACGTCCTGCGGGCGGCGGGCAGCGTCTTTCGCGAAGTCGATGCCGACGAGGCCCGGCGCATCGAACCTGCGCTCAGCACCGACACCGCACTTGCAGGCGCCATCTACCTGCCCGAAGACGAGGTGGCCAACTGCCGCCAGTTTGCGCTGCTGCTCAAGTGGGAGGCCGAGGCGCTCGGCGCCGAGTTTCATTTCAATTGCGACATTGCGCCGCTGAGCCGCGCCGAGCCCACCTCCCTCTCGCTTGCGAGCGGTTCCCCGCCGCTGCGTTTCGATGCGGTAGTGGTGTGCGCCGGACTTGCCTCGGCGTCGCTGCTGCGGCCGCTCGGTCTTCGGATTCCGCTCGCCCCCATCTACGGCCATTCCGTCAGCGCGCCCATTCGCGAATCGCTCAACGCGCCGCGCAGCGCGGTAATGGATGAACGCTACAAAGTCGCAATTTCGCGGCTGGGCCAGCGCGTGCGCGTGGCCGGCAGCGCGGAAATCGGCGGCTCGCTGGCCACCATGAACCCGTCCGCCGTGCAAACACTCTACAAGGTGCTGCACGACTGGTTCCCTGGCGCAGTCACGCTGCAGTCGGGCGTTCAGCAATGGAAGGGCGCACGGCCGATGCTGCCCGACGGCCCCCCGGTGCTGGGCGCCAGTGGCGTGCCGGGCGTCTGGCTCAACCTGGGCCACGGGTCGAGCGGCTGGGCGCTGTCGTGCGGCAGTGCGCGTGTGGTGGCCGACCTGATCAGGGGCCGCGATGCGGGCGTCGACCTGGAAGGGCTGGGCGTCGAGCGGCTCTACCTTCGCTAG
- the uppS gene encoding polyprenyl diphosphate synthase, whose protein sequence is MASSSLQIPHHIAIVMDGNGRWATRRFLPRVAGHKQGVESLRRCVRACVDRGVGVLTVFAFSSENWNRPPEEVSGLMEIMVGALAREVPKLSRDGVRLHFVGERAGLSKKMVQGLVDAEEATAQNTKLVLNVCFNYGGRWDIARAAAKLAEQGAPLTEANLDRAMALAHVPDPDLLIRTGGEQRLSNFLLWQSAYAELFFSDKLWPEFDEAELDAGIAAFQLRERRFGKTSAQVTAGSDSTSDRQLA, encoded by the coding sequence ATGGCCTCGTCTTCGCTGCAGATTCCCCACCACATTGCCATCGTCATGGATGGCAATGGCCGCTGGGCCACGCGGCGATTCCTGCCTCGCGTGGCAGGCCACAAGCAAGGCGTCGAGTCGCTGCGCCGTTGCGTCAGGGCCTGCGTCGACCGCGGCGTGGGTGTTCTCACGGTGTTCGCGTTTTCGTCCGAAAACTGGAACCGGCCGCCCGAAGAGGTTTCGGGGCTGATGGAAATCATGGTTGGTGCTCTCGCACGCGAGGTGCCCAAGCTGAGCCGCGACGGCGTGCGGCTGCACTTCGTTGGCGAACGGGCCGGGCTCTCCAAGAAAATGGTGCAAGGCCTGGTCGATGCCGAAGAGGCAACCGCGCAGAACACGAAGCTCGTTCTCAACGTCTGCTTCAACTACGGTGGCCGGTGGGACATTGCACGCGCTGCCGCCAAGCTGGCGGAGCAGGGCGCGCCGCTCACCGAAGCCAACCTCGATCGCGCCATGGCCCTGGCCCATGTGCCAGACCCCGACCTGCTCATTCGCACCGGCGGCGAGCAGCGCCTGTCGAACTTCCTGCTGTGGCAGAGCGCCTATGCGGAGCTTTTCTTCAGCGACAAGCTGTGGCCCGAGTTCGATGAAGCTGAGCTGGATGCCGGAATTGCCGCATTCCAGCTTCGCGAGCGCCGTTTCGGCAAGACTTCCGCGCAGGTCACGGCCGGCAGCGATTCCACCTCAGATCGCCAGTTGGCCTGA
- the rpsB gene encoding 30S ribosomal protein S2, whose amino-acid sequence MSTTMREMLEAGVHFGHQTRFWNPKMAPFIFGHRNKIHIINLEKSLPMFQDAMKYAKQLTANRGTILMVGTKRQAREIVAAEARRAGVPFVDTRWLGGMLTNFKTVKTSIKRLKDMKAQQEAGLESLSKKEQLTFTREIEKLEKDIGGIQDMTALPDAIFVIDVGFHKIAVAEAKKLGIPLIGVVDSNHSPEGIDYVIPGNDDSSKAVTLYARGIADAIIEGRNSATGDVVKAIAEGSDEFVEVEEGASA is encoded by the coding sequence ATGTCGACCACCATGCGCGAAATGCTGGAAGCCGGTGTCCACTTCGGTCACCAAACCCGCTTCTGGAACCCCAAGATGGCTCCGTTCATCTTCGGCCATCGCAACAAGATCCACATCATCAACCTGGAAAAGTCGCTCCCGATGTTCCAGGACGCGATGAAGTACGCCAAGCAGCTCACTGCCAACCGCGGCACCATCCTCATGGTCGGCACCAAGCGCCAAGCCCGTGAAATCGTGGCTGCCGAAGCCCGCCGCGCTGGCGTGCCTTTCGTCGACACCCGCTGGCTCGGCGGCATGCTGACCAACTTCAAGACCGTCAAGACCTCGATCAAGCGTCTGAAGGACATGAAGGCCCAGCAGGAAGCCGGCCTCGAAAGCCTGAGCAAGAAAGAGCAACTCACGTTCACGCGTGAAATCGAGAAGCTCGAGAAGGACATCGGCGGCATCCAGGACATGACCGCGCTGCCCGACGCCATCTTCGTGATCGACGTGGGCTTCCACAAGATCGCCGTGGCAGAAGCCAAGAAGCTCGGCATCCCGCTGATCGGCGTGGTGGACTCCAACCACTCGCCCGAAGGCATCGACTACGTCATTCCGGGCAACGACGACTCGTCGAAGGCCGTCACGCTGTACGCCCGCGGCATCGCCGACGCGATCATCGAAGGCCGCAACAGCGCCACCGGCGACGTGGTCAAGGCCATCGCCGAAGGCAGCGACGAATTCGTCGAAGTCGAAGAGGGCGCCTCGGCCTGA
- the tsf gene encoding translation elongation factor Ts has protein sequence MAAITASMVGELRAKTDAPMMECKKALTEADGNMEKAEELLRIKLGNKAGKASGRITAEGVVTAFVEGSAGGMIEINCETDFVTKNDSFLAMANAAAMLVAKNNPADIAALGALPYEQDGFGPTLEDVRKGLIGKIGENMSFRRFKHFGGNGKLASYLHGTRIGVMVEFEGDDTSAKDVAMHVAAMKPVAISAADVPADLIEKERAVAAGKAEEDRKTAEAEGKKPQPADIVAKRIEGGVQKYLKEVSLHNQVFVKSTDGKQTVEQMLKAANTTIKGFTLYVVGEGIEKKVDDFAAEVAAQVAAAKAAA, from the coding sequence ATGGCTGCAATCACCGCAAGCATGGTCGGCGAACTGCGCGCAAAGACCGACGCGCCCATGATGGAATGCAAGAAGGCCCTGACCGAGGCCGACGGCAACATGGAAAAAGCCGAAGAGCTGCTGCGCATCAAGCTCGGCAACAAGGCAGGCAAGGCTTCGGGCCGCATCACCGCCGAAGGCGTGGTCACGGCATTTGTCGAAGGTTCGGCCGGCGGCATGATCGAAATCAACTGCGAAACCGACTTCGTCACCAAGAACGACAGCTTCCTGGCCATGGCCAACGCTGCCGCAATGCTGGTTGCCAAGAACAACCCCGCCGACATCGCTGCACTCGGCGCGCTGCCCTATGAACAAGACGGTTTCGGCCCCACGCTCGAAGACGTGCGCAAGGGCCTGATCGGCAAGATCGGCGAGAACATGAGCTTCCGCCGCTTCAAGCACTTCGGCGGCAACGGCAAGCTAGCTTCTTACCTGCACGGCACGCGCATCGGCGTGATGGTCGAGTTCGAAGGCGACGACACCTCGGCCAAGGACGTTGCCATGCACGTCGCGGCCATGAAGCCGGTTGCCATTTCTGCTGCCGACGTTCCCGCCGACCTGATCGAAAAAGAGCGCGCCGTTGCTGCCGGCAAGGCCGAGGAAGACCGCAAGACGGCCGAAGCCGAAGGCAAGAAGCCGCAGCCTGCCGACATCGTTGCCAAGCGCATCGAAGGCGGCGTGCAGAAGTACCTCAAGGAAGTCTCGCTGCACAACCAGGTCTTCGTGAAGAGCACCGACGGCAAGCAGACCGTCGAGCAGATGCTCAAGGCCGCCAACACCACCATCAAGGGCTTCACCCTTTACGTGGTCGGCGAAGGCATCGAAAAGAAGGTCGACGACTTCGCTGCCGAAGTTGCGGCCCAAGTTGCTGCCGCCAAGGCCGCTGCGTAA